One stretch of Mus pahari chromosome 5, PAHARI_EIJ_v1.1, whole genome shotgun sequence DNA includes these proteins:
- the Slc30a1 gene encoding zinc transporter 1, whose product MGCWGRNRGRLLCMLLLTFMFMVLEVVVSRVTASLAMLSDSFHMLSDVLALVVALVAERFARRTHATQKNTFGWIRAEVMGALVNAIFLTGLCFAILLEAVERFIEPHEMQQPLVVLSVGVAGLLVNVLGLCLFHHHSGEGQGAGHGHSHGHGHGHLAKGARKAGRAGGEAGAPPGRAPDQEETNTLVANTSNSNGLKADQAEPEKLRSDDPVDVQVNGNLIQESDSLESEDNRAGQLNMRGVFLHVLGDALGSVIVVVNALVFYFSWKGCTEDDFCTNPCFPDPCKSSVEIINSTQAPMRDAGPCWVLYLDPTLCIIMVCILLYTTYPLLKESALILLQTVPKQIDIKHLVKELRDVDGVEEVHELHVWQLAGSRIIATAHIKCEDPASYMQVAKTIKDVFHNHGIHATTIQPEFASVGSKSSVVPCELACRTQCALKQCCGTRPQVHSGKDAEKAPTVSISCLELSENLEKKARRTKAEGSLPAVVIEIKNVPNKQPESSL is encoded by the exons ATGGGCTGCTGGGGCCGCAACCGCGGCCGGCTGCTGTGCATGCTGCTGCTGACCTTCATGTTCATGGTGCTGGAGGTGGTGGTGAGCCGGGTGACCGCGTCGCTCGCCATGCTGTCCGACTCCTTCCACATGCTGTCGGACGTGCTGGCGCTCGTGGTGGCGCTGGTGGCCGAGCGCTTCGCCCGGAGGACTCACGCCACGCAGAAGAACACGTTCGGCTGGATCCGCGCTGAGGTGATGGGCGCACTGGTGAACGCCATCTTCCTCACGGGGCTGTGCTTCGCCATCCTGCTGGAAGCCGTCGAGCGCTTCATCGAGCCGCATGAGATGCAGCAGCCGCTCGTGGTGCTGAGCGTCGGCGTGGCGGGGCTGCTGGTCAACGTGCTGGGGCTCTGTCTGTTCCACCATCACAGCGGCGAGGGCCAGGGCGCGGGCCACGGCCACTCGCACGGCCACGGCCACGGCCACCTCGCCAAGGGCGCGCGCAAGGCGGGCCGCGCGGGGGGCGAGGCGGGCGCGCCGCCGGGCCGGGCGCCGGACCAGGAGGAGACCAACACGCTGGTGGCCAACACCAGCAATTCCAACGGGCTGAAGGCGGACCAGGCAG AGCCAGAAAAATTGAGAAGTGATGATCCAGTGGATGTACAAGTAAATGGGAATCTCATCCAGGAGTCTGACAGTCTGGAATCGGAAGACAACAGGGCTGGACAGCTGAACATGCGAGGAGTGTTTCTGCATGTCCTTGGAGATGCCTTGGGCTCCGTGATCGTGGTAGTGAATGCCTTGGTCTTTTACTTTTCCTGGAAGGGTTGTACTGAAGACGACTTTTGTACGAACCCGTGTTTTCCTGATCCCTGCAAATCGTCTGTAGAGATAATTAACAGCACACAGGCCCCGATGCGTGACGCTGGTCCATGCTGGGTGCTCTACTTAGATCCAACCCTTTGTATTATAATGGTTTGTATACTTCTTTACACGACTTACCCATTGCTTAAGGAGTCTGCTCTTATTCTTCTACAAACTGTTCCTAAGCAAATTGATATCAAACACTTGGTGAAAGAGCTACGCGATGTTGATGGTGTTGAGGAAGTCCATGAGCTACACGTCTGGCAGCTGGCGGGAAGCAGGATCATCGCCACTGCCCACATAAAATGTGAGGACCCCGCTTCCTACATGCAGGTGGCCAAGACCATTAAAGATGTCTTTCACAATCATGGAATCCATGCTACTACCATCCAGCCTGAATTCGCTAGCGTCGGCTCTAAGTCAAGTGTAGTCCCATGTGAGCTCGCCTGCAGAACTCAGTGTGCCCTGAAGCAGTGCTGCGGGACACGGCCACAGGTCCATTCTGGGAAGGATGCAGAGAAGGCGCCAACAGTTAGCATTTCTTGTTTAGAACTCAGTGAAAATCTAGAGAAGAAGGCCAGGAGGACTAAAGCTGAAGGCAGTCTCCCTGCTGTGGTGATAGAGATTAAAAACGTGCCAAACAAACAGCCCGAATCATCTTTGTGA